A genomic region of Eucalyptus grandis isolate ANBG69807.140 chromosome 5, ASM1654582v1, whole genome shotgun sequence contains the following coding sequences:
- the LOC104445154 gene encoding probable E3 ubiquitin-protein ligase RNF217 isoform X2, whose protein sequence is MKRHVDLLSQDDLLLSSLFGEREDDRKKKKATPEVTDPEFAQELQFQEVLEVSREMNIKPSETTIGSSSSSVDVTEANPNPNQMQIIDPVEMGVQKDDGDSSESFCEICAERKEAKEMFSIRTMCSHTFCSLCISRHVETKVLDNVTTIKCPGLECEGVLQIDSCRQILPENVLYMWEKSMSEVIRECECPYCHRLFCAECSVPWHAGVSCEEFRSLNEDERGSEDLMVRELAKEKKWKRCPNCKFYVERTQGCAHITCRCQFQFCYGCGSEWTQTHGGCGRN, encoded by the exons ATGAAGCGGCACGTTGATCTTCTCTCGCAAGATGATCTCCTCTTGTCATCCCTGTTTGGCGAACGTGAAGATGatcggaaaaagaagaaggccaCTCCTGAAGTTACAGATCCTGAATTTGCTCAGGAATTGCAGTTTCAGGAGGTTTTAGAAGTCTCCCGTGAGATGAATATAAAACCTTCAGAAACAACTAttgggtcttcttcttcttcagtggaTGTAACTGAGGCAAATCCAAACCCAAATCAAATGCAAATCATAGACCCGGTTGAGATGGGTGTTCAAAAAGATGATGGTGACTCGTCAGAGAGCTTCTGTGAAATCTGTGCAGAGAGAAAAGAGGCCAAAGAGATGTTCAGCATCAGGACCATGTGTTCTCACACCTTTTGCTCTCTCTGCATAAGCAGGCATGTGGAGACCAAAGTCCTGGACAATGTCACCACCATCAAATGCCCAGGTTTGGAGTGTGAGGGTGTCCTACAGATTGATTCCTGCAGGCAAATCCTCCCCGAGAATGTTCTCTACATGTGGGAGAAATCGATGAGCGAG GTGATTAGGGAGTGTGAGTGCCCATATTGCCATAGGTTATTCTGCGCCGAGTGCTCCGTGCCGTGGCACGCTGGCGTGTCGTGCGAGGAGTTTCGTTCACTGAATGAGGATGAGAGAGGGAGCGAGGATCTCATGGTGAGGGAGCTTGCGAAGGAGAAGAAATGGAAGAGATGCCCCAACTGCAAATTTTATGTGGAGAGGACACAGGGTTGTGCTCACATCACCTGCAG GTGCCAGTTTCAGTTTTGCTATGGATGTGGATCAGAATGGACTCAAACTCATGGTGGTTGCGGAAGAAACTAA
- the LOC104445154 gene encoding probable E3 ubiquitin-protein ligase RNF144A-B isoform X1 yields the protein MKRHVDLLSQDDLLLSSLFGEREDDRKKKKATPEVTDPEFAQELQFQEVLEVSREMNIKPSETTIGSSSSSVDVTEANPNPNQMQIIDPVEMGVQKDDGDSSESFCEICAERKEAKEMFSIRTMCSHTFCSLCISRHVETKVLDNVTTIKCPGLECEGVLQIDSCRQILPENVLYMWEKSMSEAMLLESQSFYCPFNNCSALLIKDNDDGQVIRECECPYCHRLFCAECSVPWHAGVSCEEFRSLNEDERGSEDLMVRELAKEKKWKRCPNCKFYVERTQGCAHITCRCQFQFCYGCGSEWTQTHGGCGRN from the exons ATGAAGCGGCACGTTGATCTTCTCTCGCAAGATGATCTCCTCTTGTCATCCCTGTTTGGCGAACGTGAAGATGatcggaaaaagaagaaggccaCTCCTGAAGTTACAGATCCTGAATTTGCTCAGGAATTGCAGTTTCAGGAGGTTTTAGAAGTCTCCCGTGAGATGAATATAAAACCTTCAGAAACAACTAttgggtcttcttcttcttcagtggaTGTAACTGAGGCAAATCCAAACCCAAATCAAATGCAAATCATAGACCCGGTTGAGATGGGTGTTCAAAAAGATGATGGTGACTCGTCAGAGAGCTTCTGTGAAATCTGTGCAGAGAGAAAAGAGGCCAAAGAGATGTTCAGCATCAGGACCATGTGTTCTCACACCTTTTGCTCTCTCTGCATAAGCAGGCATGTGGAGACCAAAGTCCTGGACAATGTCACCACCATCAAATGCCCAGGTTTGGAGTGTGAGGGTGTCCTACAGATTGATTCCTGCAGGCAAATCCTCCCCGAGAATGTTCTCTACATGTGGGAGAAATCGATGAGCGAGGCGATGCTTCTCGAGTCGCAAAGCTTCTATTGCCCTTTCAATAACTGCTCGGCCCTTTTGATCAAGGACAATGATGATGGGCAGGTGATTAGGGAGTGTGAGTGCCCATATTGCCATAGGTTATTCTGCGCCGAGTGCTCCGTGCCGTGGCACGCTGGCGTGTCGTGCGAGGAGTTTCGTTCACTGAATGAGGATGAGAGAGGGAGCGAGGATCTCATGGTGAGGGAGCTTGCGAAGGAGAAGAAATGGAAGAGATGCCCCAACTGCAAATTTTATGTGGAGAGGACACAGGGTTGTGCTCACATCACCTGCAG GTGCCAGTTTCAGTTTTGCTATGGATGTGGATCAGAATGGACTCAAACTCATGGTGGTTGCGGAAGAAACTAA